A region of Lacinutrix sp. Hel_I_90 DNA encodes the following proteins:
- a CDS encoding MBL fold metallo-hydrolase codes for MKTIKHLTLCLGLIILSCKHEKKSETVQAETPTEINLKGELEVHPISHATLVLSHDDLIVYVDPTGGSAAFMPYKEPDYVLITDIHGDHMDIETLEALNLKESLIIAPKAVFDKLPEALQSNTMVMNNGDIKEFEAFKIEAIPMYNLRKEALKFHEKGRGNGYVLTIGDERIYISGDTEDIPEMRNLTAIDKAFVCMNLPYTMTVDSAASAVLDFKPKQVYPYHYRGTEGLSDVERFKALVKEGNPDIKVVQLDWYPAN; via the coding sequence ATGAAAACAATTAAACACCTTACGTTATGCTTAGGCTTAATTATACTTAGCTGCAAGCACGAAAAAAAATCAGAGACTGTACAAGCGGAAACCCCAACTGAAATCAATCTTAAAGGGGAATTGGAGGTCCATCCAATTTCGCATGCCACCTTAGTTTTAAGCCATGACGATTTAATAGTATATGTTGATCCAACCGGCGGATCCGCTGCCTTTATGCCCTATAAGGAGCCTGATTATGTGCTTATCACAGATATTCATGGAGACCACATGGATATTGAAACTCTGGAGGCTTTAAACCTAAAAGAGTCACTTATTATTGCCCCTAAAGCCGTCTTTGATAAATTGCCAGAGGCATTACAATCTAACACAATGGTGATGAATAATGGAGACATAAAAGAGTTTGAGGCATTCAAGATTGAAGCTATACCCATGTATAATCTAAGAAAGGAAGCCTTGAAATTTCATGAAAAAGGACGCGGTAATGGTTATGTTTTAACTATTGGAGATGAACGTATTTACATTTCTGGAGATACTGAAGACATACCAGAAATGCGTAATCTGACTGCTATTGACAAAGCTTTTGTATGTATGAATTTACCTTATACGATGACTGTGGATAGCGCCGCAAGTGCTGTTTTAGATTTCAAGCCTAAACAAGTATATCCTTACCATTATAGAGGCACCGAAGGCTTAAGCGATGTTGAAAGATTTAAGGCCCTAGTTAAAGAAGGCAATCCAGACATTAAAGTGGTACAACTGGACTGGTATCCCGCTAATTAA